tgtgcattcatcaaaaaaacgtaaaagactcgaattaaaagttcttaaaattttgaagatctCCTCAAAATAACATCATGAGTGCTGTTGACTTGAAAACGGCTGTGAAACCACATTTTGATTTGAAAGATTTCAAATGCCGACCTGCAGAAGCATCAGTCTTGGCGAGCACAAAGGTGAAATCACATGCGGGAAATGTGAGGCCAATGGGCGATTTAGAAAACAGTCGAGATTGTCAGAATTTTGACATGGAGAATGAACCGGCGAAACACGGGAAAGGAGATGGCGTCAAGTTCTCCTATCCCATTCATCGGAAACGGTCCCGTTTCATGAACAGGTCTGGAGCAGCTGATAACTATCATAATAAGAAGCGGAGGAAAGGTGAGAAGATAATACTGCCAACTAAATTTCTCTTAGGTGGGAACATTAACGATCCCCTAAACCTGAACAGTTTGTGCGATGAGGAAGTCAACAGAGCTTTAAATGAGCGGACGCCTCAGTCGTCTCCTGTCCCGACACCTGCTCATCGGCGTGATGTTGCAGTTGTCATGCCCAGAAACCAGTTTGATCCACTCAACCTGAACGAACCTGATATGGAAAACGAGCCATTAACGCCAGCGAAAATGAATGCCAAAAGGAAAAAGAGACACAAAGGTCGCAAAAAAAGCGAAAGCAATACCACTGGCGACTCAGTAACAACCCCAACCACACCAATATGTCTTTCCAAGGAGTCTGagaagaagaagatacttgctgaAGCTCTGAAGATCGAAATAGATGATGAAAGTGTACCCGTACCAACCAGCACTGTTGTTACCCCCAGGCATAATAGATCTGCTGTTGCCCCATTGACATTATCTGTCTCCACACCTGTGTTGTCCTCATTGTCATCTGGTACCGGATCAACATCAAATACTGAGACAAATGAAAATCACAAGGTGAAATCTGAAGATAAAATTGTCTCGCCAGTCATACCTCAGCTTTCACCTAAAAACCGGAAAAGGCGTTTAGCTAGTTTCTCAGAAAGCCGGACAGTAGACTCCAATTTGCCAGCTTCCAAAAACCTTAGTCGAGCTGAGAGCTGTCCCAATGATATTCCAAAGCCTACCATCACCCGTAAAAATCGAAGACGTCAGAGCCATCGAGGGGGCAAGGGAGGGAACAGTGCCAACTCAAAATCCTCTCGATTCATCTACGGTAATTACAATCGCTACTACGGTTATCGCAACACCGATGACATTGACCATCGTACCAACTGCTTCAAAAGCGAATGGTTTGAAGGCAAGAAAATATTGGATATCGGCTGTAATGTTGGGCATCTGACTTTATTTGTGGCCCGTGAGTTCAAACCCCAGATGATTGTAGGACTTGATATTGACAGTAAACTGATCTCTGCTGCTCGGAACAACATACGGCATTACATGAGTAAAAACGACCAAAACAAGTTCCCGGCATCTTGTAAGCTGAGTTATGGTCCTTTAGCTGCACCCTTCCAAGAAGAATCACAGCAAAGAAACTTTCCGCAAAATGTCAGTTTTAGACAGGTAAGTTCACCATTTTTCTTAAACTTCACTTTTTGTGTGCAAAACAAAGAAGATGTTCTTATTTGTTGTTATAAACAAGTGACAGAAACTctagaccagtgattctcaaccagggtccatctGGCCGTTGGGGGTTCCATACAAGGTTTagttgttaaagtttatgtgcaataaatttattatacttctacaatacacaaagtatttaaatttgtttacgtAATTCCTTtagctagttagttagttaatttttggctcaaaaagcaaggccatgtagggggacatggagttatgtacagggtggtgttcatgtaaagagttcaggccacttgcggtcaagggagactttgaaccgagcggtcccTAATGGTATTTGACTATTAAAAtacagtaagatttttttttttttttttataatatatacattaagtgGCTATGGAGGTCGGGTGAAGAAGGAATCAAAGGTGTTCACAGGCAAATGGTTGATAACCACTGCTCTAAAATCTTCAGgcaaaaatattttgcagtatttaattatgtctttactcttttacttatttcagtcatttgattgtggccatgctggagcaccgcctttagtcaagcaaatcgaccctgggacttattctttggaagcctagtacttattccattggtgtcttttgccgaactgctaagttacggggacataaacacaccagcatcggttgtcgagcgatgttgggggggacaaacacagacacacatatgtatgacaggcttctttcagtttccatctaccaaatccactcacaaggctttggtcagcccgaggctacagtagaagacacttgctcaaggtgccacgcagtgggactgaacccggaaccatgtggttcataaataagctacttaccacacagccactcctgcgccttaaaattttcttaaaattctcACGGTTGACGTTTTATTACTTCCAGCTTGGCCAAAATATGtacttgctgttgtttagccctaagtCAGCTCTGACTGAATAAACCAATGATCAAATGCACTCCAGCCATGACCTTAGGATCACTATATCCAatgtatctttcctttttttaagtgtgacttgagggagatttggttactactGCTTACATGTTAGCTTGCAACAACTACCAGTGATATACTTCTGGTTGCTTCAATTATGCTCCTCCAAAATTTGAGTCGTGTGATTAAGAAATCCTAATTATTGAACCGGTAAATTGCAGGATTAAATATATCcctgtgtaacacaatttttgtccttggttagcaactgttatttctttcccctagaaagtatgaaaaatggctaatatttcttttaaactttgcttttcctaCATTTATTCAAAGACTCCTTCTCAGCACAAGGCTAATATGTTCCACCACTACTCATCAGAGATACATGTATTTTTCAGctaagggcaccattcgagcgtgattgttaccaacgtcgccttactggcacctgtgctggtggcatgtgcaaaaggattcgagtgaggtcattgccagtgccagtggcacgtaaagagcacccactacactcttggagtggttggcgttaggaagggcatccagctgtagaaactctgccaaatcaaaattggagcttggtgcaactatctggtttgccagccctcagtcaaaatcgtccaagccatgctagcatggaaagcagacgttaaacgatgatgataataatgactaagggacatgctcaagtggttatggtcaagcaactgacaagaaaatctatgttattgagcagaatatttgccataACTATATTTCACTTCATCATCTCTGCTGAATCTGTCTTGAAatctaatggaaaataggtcagtttcaaaacattgatatccaggtcacaaaagcaaagtttgaagggaatagtagtcatttcctttgatttctagatagagagatagaagcaaatatcaaagacaaaaaaagaaaacaaagttttgttacacagtgtaattagTTCTTTTTGCATTCAGAGTTCAAGTGCAACCTTTGTCTACTAAACCTTTCATTCCTCCCAGGTCAATAAAATACCTGCTTGTCAGGCATTagggttgattatatcgactgcgTCCCTCCCTTCAGAATATGTGGCTTTTACCTCTGTTTTTCTCTAAGCTCAATGACTTACGAGCTGTGTCAATGATTCTCTAACGAGCACAAATGAAAACTTATTTCTTATGTAGAGCAAGTTTGCATGTTGGAACCCGTCTAGCCATCCCTCTTCAAGATATAAAACCAATATCCATGAACCATTTTAGGTTCCCTCCAAAATGGTAGAATTTATTTATCCTTGGATCAGAgacctgacctgaatgcttgaaACGGTGTGCTCCACTAAAAGGTGTGCCTAAGAGCTGTGTGGTAATGTTAAACCAGGGGACATATTGAGCCTCTTACCCAACAACAAGAAGTATCCCtttgggattccacacagtttctgtctttaCCAATTTAGACTGGCAGAATTCTGCTTTAAGCATACCATATAACCTcccctaatttttttatttttaggaattttcaaagaaattttgcgaatttgtgttctacacatggAAAATCATGTGATTatgcaaaaaccaaaaaagaaaaaaaaattttttggtttGTGATTTAAGGGctacttagctgttatttttagcaaatctCATGAGCACTTGATACCctccttatttcttatttttttactgcccacaaggggctacacacatgggacaaacaaggacaaatggattaaattgtttatatcgactcccagtgcgtaactggtagttatttaattgaccccgaaaggatgaaaggcagagtcgacctcggtggaatttgaactcagaatgtagtggtagacgaaatacctatttctttattacccacaaagggctaaatatagaagggacaatcaaggacagacataggtattaagtcaattacatcgaccccagtgcgtaactggtacttatttaatcgactccgaaaggatgaaaggcaaagttgacctcggtggaatttgaactccgaacatagctgcagacgaaataccgctaagcatttcgcctggcaagctaacatttctaccagctcgccgccttatttctttgtcactctgacatgtattgtttttcaatatctttcttcccataaacacatttaatagtCTATTGCCGGGATTTAAGTAAAAAGTCTGGACTCTGTATTTTAaattctgattaaaaaaaaaacattttttttttttaatttgaaaattaagggctacttagctgttattttta
Above is a window of Octopus sinensis linkage group LG25, ASM634580v1, whole genome shotgun sequence DNA encoding:
- the LOC115224256 gene encoding 7SK snRNA methylphosphate capping enzyme, with amino-acid sequence MSAVDLKTAVKPHFDLKDFKCRPAEASVLASTKVKSHAGNVRPMGDLENSRDCQNFDMENEPAKHGKGDGVKFSYPIHRKRSRFMNRSGAADNYHNKKRRKGEKIILPTKFLLGGNINDPLNLNSLCDEEVNRALNERTPQSSPVPTPAHRRDVAVVMPRNQFDPLNLNEPDMENEPLTPAKMNAKRKKRHKGRKKSESNTTGDSVTTPTTPICLSKESEKKKILAEALKIEIDDESVPVPTSTVVTPRHNRSAVAPLTLSVSTPVLSSLSSGTGSTSNTETNENHKVKSEDKIVSPVIPQLSPKNRKRRLASFSESRTVDSNLPASKNLSRAESCPNDIPKPTITRKNRRRQSHRGGKGGNSANSKSSRFIYGNYNRYYGYRNTDDIDHRTNCFKSEWFEGKKILDIGCNVGHLTLFVAREFKPQMIVGLDIDSKLISAARNNIRHYMSKNDQNKFPASCKLSYGPLAAPFQEESQQRNFPQNVSFRQGNYVPENEDFLDLQKADYDLILAMSLTKWIHLNWGDAGLKRSFRRMYRQLKPGGKLILEPQAWGSYKKRKWISENIRKNFQNIHLKPDNFAEYLIEQVGFSRYEVIDVPFNRAKGFQRPIFLFHKDPLPSSSHLSYHGEINAQETSSARVSSSATAGHECEMYDATKSSITTTEQSTAPSSSGSSNECGNKIPNLREAAPAGQESEMYDITKGSVTSTEQSSVSFSGPSNVCENTTPSPSHAATDISSSLLLTTHSTRVQNNGTDKVPQGLLKSPSQSAEPKSTTPSSSSATTSLSSSSASDPAAPTTAAAAAASSSPSSTLSLPSLPPQPQPSPPSSLQTSLSSTSDSSVLIPSSTITATTNNSNHIDNDTSSSSSTSLLNSTDI